The genomic window TTCCACACGTGTAAACGCAGGgatgttaaaaataattttaatatgcaaaattGTTACCCATTCACAATCCAAATGATCCAAATCTTGAATCATAACAGTGTGTTTGAAAGAGAGGATCAAAAACAGGATTGAAAATAGCTTATTACTTCtaaattgatgtttttttttttatgtaaaaatctttcacaaaaaaagcattataaGTGAATCTCAAAGAACATTATAACatctttaaaatttcatgccCCCTTTAAAAGTGCAACAGTAATAGACATAatagacatgaaaaataaattacGTCATAtacattaacacacacacacacacacatatatatatatatatatatatatgtctcaACTGCCAAAGCTCACAACATCTGGAGGCTGTGGTTAATAAAAGAAGTTGCATTCATAACTAATAGTATAGGAGTAATTTATTAAGTATTTGTAATAAGTTTCTTGGTTTTGAATGTTATTGAATAGTTTCTTGTTTATAATGTAAGGACTCCAGACATGACAATATTAAACAACCccatattttcatgttttgcaGCAGGCTCCTCGGCCAATTCGGCATATTCAAGCACAAAAAACGCAACCAATGACTTCTCCAAACTGGACTTGGACTATGACAAGTACTCCACTATATGTTACCATCCTGAAGGAGAAGCAAGTACGTCCGCCTCAGTCGCTACAGGATCCTTTAACCTACGCTACGGGTCGGGTCGAGGGAACGAGGGTCTGTCGGGCTGTGGAGGCAGCGGGAGCATGAACGTGTCTTCCACAACGTCATCCAGCCTTCCTAAACCTGGAGACCCTGGAGCTCCAGCGCTGCCGGAGGAGCTGGACATGGAGGATCCGGACGCTGCTGTATGTGGAAGTGCAGGGAGCAGCGGGGACGCCAACTTCCAGCCGCTGCGCTCGCGTTGTTTAACTCCACACATGTCCTAGCGTAACCCTTCAACACAATCTCTGTGTGAGATTCAGAACATTTCCAAACCATTAGTCTATGTCTTTCTCCAATCAAAGCACATTCTGCTGCTTGTTAAAtttgcttaattaaaataagttaaagtaACACAATTGCTGAACATTTGGTTTCCGCTTAACTCTTTCCTCGCCATTGACgagtttttctgtgttttcactgttatacggtagggggcgctgTTACAGATCTTCTGAAATAGTACAGCATCTCCAGATCCAAAAACAATCAAAGAAAAAGAGCGGATAGAAGTTGTTTACACACATGGAAGCTAACATGATCATATAATCCAAACTGACTAACGTTACTGAATAAACTGTCGAACCCATGAAGAGGAAACGGCTTTGGGGTGATGATGGGCTCGATCTACTACAGCTATGGACgaaaacatgattttctcagctttttgtttcgaaaatgcatatttttaatgaaactttcccacattcaagtgttgataataatgaatgaagctagaataaaatgtttttgttgttgtttaaaagcagaggttctattctttcttttgatttatAGAGCTTCTGTAgctccgccccttttcagcgctgcacTCGTGTTCTGTGTTACAGTTTGTAATTCagtgctcatgataactttagttaaaggattagttcacttcagaatgaaaatgtcctgataattcaagtcctgtcatccaagatgtttttgtctttctttcttcagtggaaaagaaagtaaggtttttgaggaaaacattccaggatttttctccatatagtggacttcactggggttcaacgggttctACACGACTCTTATTAGTAAAATAGCTTAGCTTCTGATTCGCTACATTATATTTCTTAGCAATGAGTTACTAAGCAACAATGTTACTAAGAAATAACAATTTCTTAGTAACATCGCTGGTTTTGAAGTAATTAAACTCATAGACGCAGGCAAttcactctctctcactcgATAATGAATTCAAATACATGCTATAGTTcactgaaataaatgcaatctttcTTACTAGTTTGTGTCTAGTTCAGATCTAACGAGCCATAACTGATGAAAATAACCACAATTTTTTGGTCAAATATTGAGCTGAAAACATCAGCTTATGTTGTCAATGTTGGCAAATGATATCCCACAGCCATGAATTATCGCGTACGTATGgactgtttacatatttgtgcaacaaaatattctggcgGCCATGAAAGTTTAGTGATTAAGATCAAAAATACTGGTGCTGgcaacttaaaaataaaacactggcagggaaagagttaatttaACTGTGTCCAATCTACTGAAATCTGTTTTTGTGTTGGGACTACCTacatctttttgttttttagcattaactgaaactgggcatttgatttttagtttccAGCTTGCTTTACATAGGGCTGGATCAGgcgagtaaatgttgaaattaagtgtttatTTGCTGTTTGACATTTAACCGAGTTTGTTGAAGTTTGTTGTGGTTACATTGTGCTGCAGAGTGAAGCGTGTGGTGAGGCTGTGGGCGGCTGCATGAATTAAGTTCAGTGTAAGTTTCTCCATTCACTGAGCAAAAGCTGTACTGAAATCAGTGCAGAAATGAGTAACTTCTTGTTCATTGCAAACAGAAGCTTTTTTAGTACAATAACAAACAGGAGTTCATATTACTCACTTTGTATTGTGTATTGTATTGACAAATGTTCAGTTTATCTCAACTGCTAAATTTAGGAAGACTTTACTTATCACATGGGATGAAGTCTTCCCAAACAAAATGGGTGCAAATGACCTGTTTCGAGTAGATTCTGTGGGtttgtttttacagtgcatgaCTGTGGATTTAAAGTAATTAGCTTGTTAATGTGAGTTTGAGCGTTTTTTTGTCTGCTCAACAGGTACATTATAAATCATTCAAACtcgtatgactttctttatttTCTGGAACAGCAGAAGAGAAGTTTCTTCACACTGCTCTCTTACATATCTGGGACTGTCAGGTTTATATAGGGATAAAAACAGCATAATACTACCAAGCAATTCCAGATGACTGCTGTAGTATCTTGAATACTAAAGGAAAACTGTGGATTTAATCTTTGATGGTCTCTTTATTCACAGCCCATCTCAGTAGCCATAGACATACAGGTAGGTGCCATCCACCCACTGCCCGCTCTAATTCACCTGAATACAATGCTCCACTGCCATCTCCTGGACACTCCCGGGATCACCAACACAGCTTCTGAAGCCGTATAATATCTTTCTGTGATTATTAACCACTGAAACTGAGGCTGTTATACACTGAAAATCAGCTGTGGTCACCGTTCACTTCCACTGTGTGAAGAAGAGTAGTTTGGATATTATTCTATAATTTCattgttttacagtatttatatttgatttttagtttttatgcctttaagttaaaaaaaaaaaacacctcaaGACCCCTGGATTTTGTTTCTTTTAGTTGTACCCATCAGAGACACAAACAAGagcaaattatttaataatgataatgatggTAGTATTAAAGATGACCTTTTCAAGtctttatttagtttttgtgctctactagagcaggttttcctgcttgaatgttgattattttcctcatattctccattgttcagctcctctcttcccagtctgtcagtaacgctctgtttagttcctgtctctatgaagcccctccttctgaaagcacaatgtgctctgattggtcggctggagcagtatGTTGTGATTGGTAATTTGGGAAACACACTAccaactaactcaaccaggccccacccctttattctgcatatgcattatttaaatgaggaatattgtgaagaaaaaaattaatagagttcagaaacactgacactgatatagagaagaactccTGCTGGAGGAACTTTGGAAACCTTTTTcttgctcaaacagcaacattacacactaaagaaagtcaAACATGGAGAAAAACATAAAAGGTCCTCATTAAAGTATATGCGTCTTGATGTGCATtgtaaaagcaaataaaaaaatgatggcacttttctgacactgtcaatacattttcataattAAATTTACACTTATTTAGATTCATGAAAATATAATATGAGgatttcaaattcaaaatcaatTATAACTGGCTGATATGTGTAGGCTATATTAATTACTGTACACATACTGAATGACTTTACTTCCTTCAAGGACATTATAGAAATATCATCTTTCATATGAACTTATATAAACATCACACAAGGTTTAGTTACACTTATTTTACAATAATGCTAAAATGTgttgttaaatgtgtttaaaaagttATAAAGAAACTTCTTTCAGTTTTTTATGAACTGTCAACAAAATGTTATGAAACTGTCAGATTGGAATTTTGAAAACGTGTCATGCCGGCAGCCATGCTTGTGAAATCCAGTCATATAATGTCTGAATAACTGAATGTGTCGCTGATGAGTGATGGAGGAATTCATTCTCAGCTCGATTGACTTCACTAACTATTTGATGTTAAGGGAACAGATTCTGGCTGATTCAagcattattttcatgttatttatCTCTTTTTTAGGGATATCAtagcattttcatattttttatactTTACAGTCACACCCATAAAGAGTGACAGACAAATGAAGTGAATGCTGTTCAACCTGCTCTCCAGTCTGCACATCATCTGCTCTACAGTGTggtgatttaaaaaatgtgactttaTCTGATTTTTACTTTTATCAGCACTGAGAGATAACTCAACTTGAAGATGAGCTCTGGTTCTGCCAGTTTGAAAACTGCAAGACAACAGCTTCAGTTCCTCAAATGTAGAAAAGCCCTGTCTGTGGTAAGTGCCGAGTCAGTCTGATGCTCTGACGAGAGTGAGGTGGCACAAATGACTGATGGGGAGCTTTTTTCGTGTGGTGCTTCAAATAATCACTTGGAATGCAACAGGATAGATAAATCACATGCGGACCCTCAGTTTGTGGAAAACTTCAGGAGGAAACTAAAATATTTCTTCATGAGTCCATGCCAGAAATACAGAGCAAGAGGTCGTAAGCCATGGAAAATGATCCTGCAGATACTCAAGATCGCCATTATTACCATTCAGGTATGTGATTACCTTACTAATTAATGTTATTTACCCCAGAACTACTGATTTATCAAattgtttttgtagtttgtcACAGGAGAAGCTTTTTAAAGAGGACTTTTTTTTAGCttaagtgtgtaatgttgctgtttgagcatgaaaacacTCTAAAACTTCAACATaaagttattctctatatcagtgtcagtgtttctgaattCCCTGAAACgtctccattgtagtcttgagttttctttacAATATCTGTAAaatagtaaatatttttttcttctcgAACACGCTCAAagcgcttgaccaatcacaacacactgctccagctgaccaatcagagtacATCATGCTTTTCAGAAGGTGGGGCTTCATacagacaggaactaaacagagtgttaAGTCTGATATACTAATAGTGAAATTGAAGAACGAATTGGTGTGACAtcatttagaaaaaaattagGCCAGAAGgaagtttgttttgtgttcgGTTCAGGAGTTCCAAAAAaattgccaaagcgaactttccgGAAATGATTGCTCTGGCTGGTAAACGCCTTCaaactaccattggtccatgGCGATTACGTAATAGATaggtgtggctctgaggctTTGCCTTCTTGGAAATCGTAAATCTTCTCCGgtttatttcttctgttcagtccttCAAGGTCAGACGTCTGtgattaaaaacatgaacacactagATATCTAATTTATAGTAGAAAATGTAGTTGTAATTCTAATTTAAAGAGACACTGATActgttttttttcatgtttaatactgtaaagctgcctgcttttaaacaatctattgtataaagtggtatataaataaacataatgtgATTTGACTGGAGTGCAGAATTGCAGAGCTCATGCAAACTTATCCACATCGCTgcgatcagatgctttcttatctgctgttttctcatcaatgccatttttgttgtgtatttattaTTGAAAGGAAAGcacacagcacatatttacatattcatgtcTGTtgaggagcatcaaaataaagtgttagcaggtattaagcagacagtctactaatactctaatgtctgctagttgacatgtagttgcaaagttacttaaagTTAGTAAAATGTCTAAAATTGACTATTGAAATAACGTGttaccttttgtttttgtatcaCAGTTAGTCTCTTTTGGATTGAGCAACGAGATGATGGTCACCTTTAAAGAGGAAAATCTCATCGCCTTCAAACATTTCTTCCTGAAAAATTACAAGGACAGCAACAAAGATTATGCCTTGTACACAAGACACGAGGTCCATGACCACATACTCTACGTAATCAGAAGGGTAAGTCCTTTGGGTCACTGTCACAGTGGGGTAAGCACACATGAAGCAGATTCTAGAAAACAGTCTTTTTATAATCCAAACACTAACCTAGAATGATACCACAGCAAATTACAGACAAAAACCGACCAGGGACTGAACTGAACTGGCTTCCAACTCCGCTTTAGGAGATGATGCTGGGTGAACGAAATTATTTGGGCAATGGAGACTCCCTCTATTTCGTTTACCTCCCTCCCCAACTACTGTTGGGTCTTGAAGTATGGATAATTCCCGTAACATCAACACCAAGACATAGCGTCAAAGTTCCACTTCGAAAGGGAATGTTTTAGGTTGCTTATGCAAGGTTGAATTTCATTTTAGtacaattaaatattaagttgctaacattttaaatgtagtaAGAGTGACGTGACTGAAACTGCTTTATGGTTTATAAAttgtctcatttttttttagtatctACACCTACAAAACCTGACAGTAGATAATCACGCGTTTGAGAAGATCGATGACATGTTCACCCCTCTGTCCCTCTGTCAAGACTTCTATCGACACGCTAAGATTTCACCTGCCAGTGAGACCTTTGATATTGATCCACGTGTAGAGACAGGTCTGTACCATACTTCATCAGAATTCTGTGGAAAAGATCAGATGAGTGATAAAGATATTATGCACAATTTTCTAGATAGTAGACGCACACTGTTACTGTACATTATTAGATCTGGGGTTTCTGTTAAATAATGTGTTGTAATGTTAATAGAATTTTCTTTGAAGGGTTTTGGTCTGTGGATTTATAGCTTATTGTTTGGTATTTATTTaccttttaaatatatatattttttatattaattttgcaGAATGTATTTCTATTTATCCCATATTACCCTACAAGAATGATAGTTTGGACAATGACATGAACCTCACTTTAGATTTTCAAAGGTGTGTACACTACATTCTTCTTTGAAATACATTCATCAGTTTTATTGTATAGAGTTTGATATTTATGAAATGATATTTTTGTGATCATTTTCCAGTTTGTTAGCAGTAAACATCCATTTTAAAGTAAAGGCTATCAACCTTCAAACAGTACGCCATCAAGAGCTTCCTGACTGCTATGACTTCAACATTAATGTAAGTGTTAGACTTCAAGAAATACACTTTTCTACTTCCTTAACATTCAAAGAAAGATAgtttctgatttaaaaaagaacattttcaAGTTTTTACTTGCCAGAATTTCCAGGATTGGCTAATAGAGGTTTTTCACATTTAGTCACATGAAAGCTATACGTTTTCCACTTCTACATCATTTTGgttttaatttctttcatgTCAACCAATTTCTTCATGTCACAAGCTGTTCAGTTCTTTATTTCTCAGTGTCAACTAGAGAATGACTGACTGATTCAGTGCTGTGTTTGATTACAGATCATGTTTGACAACAATGCACACAGTGGAAAAATCAAGATATCTTTAAGCAGTCATGTACAGATAAATGTTTGTAAGGACTGGAATGTTTCTGACTCAAGTAAGTTGATTTGTGATACAGGACCATTTACCACAAACACTTCCTCTCTACAAAATCAGCGGTCATCATCACATATCACACTGTGGTCATCACAGTCATCACTTAACAGGACATTACATAAATATACTGTTAGGTTTTTGCTCCTAATTCGTGCCTCATCCCAGACCTCTTATTTGGCAATTGAATGAGCAATCACTCAGCGCTGAGGGAGAATATAGTCTCCTTTTATtgataagaaaagagagaatatatagaaagagtacaaggggtgtagtatagtttcagccaatgagaaagagaatacatcatatagatcatggtataggaatgtgatacatatagaaaaacaagtctaaatatggtcatcTATTGGTCAGGTACCCATGAGGTCCCTTAAAATCCCAAGGACCTTCTCCTATTCTGGTGATGCAGAAAAGCAGGGACCATTCCCTGTTTCACATTCACTCCTAGTAGAGCCTTATATGGAAATGGTTCTGGTACATAGAAAACCATATGTTAAAACATAGTATACAACtttgacagaggaaaaaaaggAGCCTCAGTCCACATACTTTCAATGCTGAGACCAACATAACATCTATCATATACAGTGACTCCAAAGTATTCGGACACttcagacatatttaaaaaaatattttctgatCCATTTTTTCAACACATTGATGTGATCAGTTATCTGATGGCTGAGCAAATAAAAATGAGGAcattgaatacatttttaatcaaCTATAATTATTCCTGCTGTCCATGTAGCAGCTAACTATGTGACATAATGAGATTAATGTCTAAAAGTCTCTTTTGCTGTGTTTGTTCCAGCAGACAGTCACTTCCGGCTCATTGTTCTGTTTGACTGTGTGGTCATCTGCTCCTGTTTGCTGTCGCTCATCCTCTGCACACGCTCAGTCTACACAGGCCTTCTCTTGCAGTCAGTAAGTCTCCATAAAGTGTAGATCAAGAGATTCGATCCATGAAAAAAGTCAAACACTAACTAAAAGTTCAAACTAAACTTTGAACTAAGAGTTGATTCATCAGCTACGGCTCATTTTAAAGGCTGTGCCCTCTGGTGGTCACATTTGTCTGACACATATATCATCAAGGATGTCTCATTTCTGAAAAGTAACCTTAtgttcagtttgtttgtgtttttgttttggttttcccTGTTTGCCTACCCATCTACATTCCCTTTTTAGTTCCTCTGGTTACTGATTACTTTACgctgtttctgtttctgttaaTTAGATTTCCATGTGTATTTAAGTGTATATGTGCCCTTAGTTTCCTCTGTTCATTGTTCTGTGTTGTCTTAGTTTACTTGGTTGATGTATCCTGTTTTAATCCAGTGATTCTCCTGAGTTCCCAGAGTATtcttattaaaggattagttcactttcaaatgaaaattatcccaagctttactcaccctcaagccattctaggtgtatatgactttcttctttctgatgaacacattcATGAACacagattatgttcatcagaaagaagatagtcatatacacctaggatggcttgaggatgagtaaagcttgggcaaattttcatttgaaagttaaCTGATCCTTTAAAGACTGACTTATTCTAGTAATTCTCCTGTGTCGTGTGATTTGTGCAGCCAAGCACAGCCTTCAAAATGAGATGCAGCTAACATACACTATGTGaaaaaagtattgggacacacCTCCTAATTATTGAACTGAGGTGTTTCATTCAGACCCAttgccacaggtgtataaaatcaggcaCCTGGTCATGCAGTCTGCATTTACAAACATTTCCAAGACATTTTGTACAATGCTATgcttccaactttgtgggaacagtttggggaaggCTGTTTTCTATCCCAGCATGACTGTGCCCtggtgcacaaagcaaggtccataaagacatggttggatgagtttggtgtggaagaACTTGACTGGCTCgtacagagtcctgacctcactCCCATCAAAGACCTTTGGGAAGCGAGCCAGTGCTTCTcatccaacatcagtgcctgacctcacaaatgctctACTGGATGAATGGGCAAAAATTCCCAAAGAAACACTTGTGAAAAACCCTCACTAGAAGTTATAGCTGCAAATAAGGGACCAAATCCATAATAATGTCTGCATTTAGAATGCAATGTCATTATAGTCCCTTATGGTGTAATGGTCAATTGTCCCAATACTTTTTTCGTCCATATAATGTATATAGATCAAAAAAAGGAAATGGAATCTGCACTTCAAATCATATAGAATGAAAAAAGCATTAAGCCTGAAATCCATTTAGTAAACAGACAACAAGTCACTGTCCTAAatctaaagaaaaataaaatcaggAGCAGGGGCATGGGCATGTCACAATATGTCGATAGTAACAGCTATGTCATATACATGTCTTTTCTCCTCAGGAGTACACCACGTTCGTGTCCATTCACCACCATAAAACTGTTTCCTGGTCTGAGAGAATGGAGTTTATCAATGGCTGGTACATTCTCATCATCATCAGTGATACTCTGAGTATTGCAGGTTCAGTTCTCAAAATCTGCATTCAGAGCAAGGTGAGCAAGAGATGCACCATAAagatttaaagtgcccctattatgctttttcataTATTGTTGTTATACAGTTGTTCAGATCTATGCACTAATGTTCAGTAATCGTCTTGTTTTCAGGAGCTGACGAACTATGACGTGTGCAGTATTTTACTGGGCTCAGCTACAATGCTTGTGTGGATTGGAGTAATGCGTTATCTGAGTTTCTTTCAGAAATATTATGTAAGATACTCATTTATTCAGTTTTTGATTTGAAATAATACAAAAAGGTGTCATCGGCAAAGCAAATTATGTCTTTTCTCAGTTCATCTCATTAACTAAGAACAAGTTCAATCTGCTTCGTAATTAATCTAAGACAATGATGAGTCTGCTTTCCTTGTCTCTTTTGTGGCTCCAGATCCTCATCCTCACCCTGCAGGCTGCTCTTCCTAATGCCATTCGATTCTCCTTCTGCGCTGTTATGATCTATCTCAGCTACTGCTTCTGCGGGTGGATCATTTTGGGCCCACATCATGAAAACGTGAGCAATATCAAAGAGTTCATTGTAGTTTTTCCCTGTCGATTGACTCCCCCAGGCAAGCCTCCTTATCTCATTAAGCTCGTTACAATGATGTCAACTACCCATTCAAGCAGTTTTAAGCTAAATTAAGCATTTAAATGAAGAGATGATGAAGAAAACAATAATAATGCTTATTTCCTCACAGTTTCGGACATTTAACATGGCAGCTTACTGCCTTTTTTCCATGATTAACGGGGATGAAGTCTACTCTACCTTCAAAAAGCTCCGGGACAAGACGTATCTGGTGTGGTTGTTCAGCAGAATGTACATCTACAGCTTCATCGCTCTCTTTACATACATGATTTTGAGCCTCTTCATTGCCATTATCACAGACACGTATGAAACCATCAAGGTGAGTTTATTAAAGCCTGCTACTCAGATAGTGCGTTatactagtgctgtcaaaagtCCTGACTTCAATATCAAGTtgataattttaaaaatttggattcgtaaacacctctgattggctattgtctatttacagcatgtttttgaagtgttgatcattgtagccaatcagagacatatccgttgagcgtgtgaactcaatggccaatcagagacatatctgttgagcgtgtgaactcaatggccaatcagaggtgtttataaATCccctcaacagcgctcaaagtgtcacatttttaaaatttcagtactgacttggtaTTGAAGTCAACACCGCAGCTGTGG from Megalobrama amblycephala isolate DHTTF-2021 linkage group LG17, ASM1881202v1, whole genome shotgun sequence includes these protein-coding regions:
- the LOC125250036 gene encoding B-cell lymphoma/leukemia 10-like isoform X1 — encoded protein: MEVTHLTEDEMADIKKEAIDRLRPYLVDKIIAERHFDYLRSKKILTREDTEEISCRTTRGRRTSKLLDILAENPRGLDMLIESIKWGRTLNFIIAKITDEVQRVKNERLEALKAGSSANSAYSSTKNATNDFSKLDLDYDKYSTICYHPEGEASTSASVATGSFNLRYGSGRGNEGLSGCGGSGSMNVSSTTSSSLPKPGDPGAPALPEELDMEDPDAAVCGSAGSSGDANFQPLRSRCLTPHMS
- the LOC125250036 gene encoding B-cell lymphoma/leukemia 10-like isoform X2, with the protein product MEVTHLTEDEMADIKKEAIDRLRPYLVDKIIAERHFDYLRSKKILTREDTEEISCRTTRGRRTSKLLDILAENPRGLDMLIESIKWGRTLNFIIAKITDEVQRVKNERLEALKGSSANSAYSSTKNATNDFSKLDLDYDKYSTICYHPEGEASTSASVATGSFNLRYGSGRGNEGLSGCGGSGSMNVSSTTSSSLPKPGDPGAPALPEELDMEDPDAAVCGSAGSSGDANFQPLRSRCLTPHMS
- the mcoln3a gene encoding mucolipin-3 isoform X1 — translated: MTDGELFSCGASNNHLECNRIDKSHADPQFVENFRRKLKYFFMSPCQKYRARGRKPWKMILQILKIAIITIQLVSFGLSNEMMVTFKEENLIAFKHFFLKNYKDSNKDYALYTRHEVHDHILYVIRRYLHLQNLTVDNHAFEKIDDMFTPLSLCQDFYRHAKISPASETFDIDPRVETECISIYPILPYKNDSLDNDMNLTLDFQSLLAVNIHFKVKAINLQTVRHQELPDCYDFNINIMFDNNAHSGKIKISLSSHVQINVCKDWNVSDSTDSHFRLIVLFDCVVICSCLLSLILCTRSVYTGLLLQSEYTTFVSIHHHKTVSWSERMEFINGWYILIIISDTLSIAGSVLKICIQSKELTNYDVCSILLGSATMLVWIGVMRYLSFFQKYYILILTLQAALPNAIRFSFCAVMIYLSYCFCGWIILGPHHENFRTFNMAAYCLFSMINGDEVYSTFKKLRDKTYLVWLFSRMYIYSFIALFTYMILSLFIAIITDTYETIKHYQKRGAPLSELQAFISECRDPPNSGKYMMDEESSSFCCLCAPCVYCT
- the mcoln3a gene encoding mucolipin-3 isoform X2 produces the protein MTDGELFSCGASNNHLECNRIDKSHADPQFVENFRRKLKYFFMSPCQKYRARGRKPWKMILQILKIAIITIQLVSFGLSNEMMVTFKEENLIAFKHFFLKNYKDSNKDYALYTRHEVHDHILYVIRRYLHLQNLTVDNHAFEKIDDMFTPLSLCQDFYRHAKISPASETFDIDPRVETECISIYPILPYKNDSLDNDMNLTLDFQSLLAVNIHFKVKAINLQTVRHQELPDCYDFNINIMFDNNAHSGKIKISLSSHVQINVCKDWNVSDSNSHFRLIVLFDCVVICSCLLSLILCTRSVYTGLLLQSEYTTFVSIHHHKTVSWSERMEFINGWYILIIISDTLSIAGSVLKICIQSKELTNYDVCSILLGSATMLVWIGVMRYLSFFQKYYILILTLQAALPNAIRFSFCAVMIYLSYCFCGWIILGPHHENFRTFNMAAYCLFSMINGDEVYSTFKKLRDKTYLVWLFSRMYIYSFIALFTYMILSLFIAIITDTYETIKHYQKRGAPLSELQAFISECRDPPNSGKYMMDEESSSFCCLCAPCVYCT